Proteins found in one Aquibium microcysteis genomic segment:
- the wrbA gene encoding NAD(P)H:quinone oxidoreductase, which translates to MAKVLVLYYSSWGHMEAMAKAAAEGAAEAGATVTVKRVPELVPEEVAKAAYYKLDQEAPIADPLELENYDAIIFGISTRYGAMSSQMKNFIDQTGPLWAKGALINKVASVMVSTATQHGGAEFAIISTQVSLQHHGMIIVPLSYAYQGQSGNDVVRGGAPYGMTTTSNTDGSRMPSEQEIEGAKFQGKRVAEIAAKLHG; encoded by the coding sequence ATGGCGAAGGTACTCGTCCTCTATTATTCGAGCTGGGGCCACATGGAAGCGATGGCGAAGGCCGCCGCCGAGGGTGCGGCGGAAGCCGGCGCGACCGTGACCGTGAAGCGCGTTCCCGAACTCGTTCCCGAGGAGGTCGCCAAGGCCGCCTACTACAAGCTCGACCAGGAGGCGCCGATCGCCGATCCGCTGGAGCTCGAGAACTATGACGCCATCATCTTCGGCATCTCGACGCGCTATGGCGCGATGTCCTCGCAGATGAAGAACTTCATCGACCAGACCGGTCCGCTCTGGGCCAAGGGCGCGCTGATCAACAAGGTCGCCTCGGTCATGGTGTCGACCGCCACGCAGCATGGCGGCGCCGAGTTCGCCATCATCTCCACCCAGGTCTCGCTGCAGCACCACGGCATGATCATCGTGCCGCTCTCCTATGCCTACCAGGGCCAGTCCGGCAACGACGTCGTCCGCGGCGGCGCGCCCTACGGCATGACCACGACGTCGAACACCGACGGCTCGCGCATGCCCTCCGAGCAGGAGATCGAAGGCGCGAAGTTCCAGGGCAAGCGCGTCGCGGAGATCGCGGCGAAGCTGCACGGCTGA
- a CDS encoding alpha/beta fold hydrolase, whose protein sequence is MAVLIWIVALALLVPAGWLGWNALVTRRLAADAERRIPRVGRTIGVGGDTIHYVDQGSGRPILFVHGLGGQLHHFRQTLFPAMGDGFRLVAMDRPGSGYSTRVSSGARLPEQAEAIARFIDAVGLEKPLLVGHSLGGAIALRVALDHPEKISGLALISPLTHHVPAAPKEFGGLYIRSPLMRRIVASTLAVPAGLKTAQQTLDFVFGPQPVPEDYAIGGGGYLGLRPSHFYATSSDIVAVEQDLPAQMERYGEIAMPVGILFGSRDRVLHHTRHGLAMEGKVEGIDIEILEGIGHMPQFVEAGKVAGFVKRMAAKAFGG, encoded by the coding sequence ATGGCCGTGCTGATCTGGATCGTCGCCCTCGCGCTTCTCGTACCCGCCGGCTGGCTCGGCTGGAACGCGCTCGTCACCCGCCGCCTCGCCGCCGACGCCGAGCGGCGCATTCCGCGGGTCGGCAGGACGATCGGGGTCGGCGGCGATACGATCCATTACGTCGACCAGGGATCCGGCCGGCCGATCCTCTTCGTGCATGGTCTCGGCGGCCAGCTGCACCATTTCCGCCAGACGCTGTTCCCCGCCATGGGCGACGGCTTCCGCCTCGTGGCGATGGATCGCCCGGGGTCGGGCTATTCCACCCGCGTGTCGAGCGGCGCGCGTCTGCCGGAGCAGGCCGAAGCGATCGCGCGCTTCATCGACGCGGTCGGACTGGAGAAGCCGCTGCTCGTCGGCCATTCGCTGGGCGGCGCCATCGCGCTGCGCGTCGCGCTCGACCACCCCGAGAAGATTTCAGGCCTGGCGCTGATCTCCCCCCTCACCCACCACGTGCCGGCGGCGCCGAAGGAGTTCGGCGGCCTCTACATCCGTTCGCCGCTGATGCGGCGCATCGTCGCCTCGACGCTTGCCGTGCCCGCCGGGCTGAAGACGGCGCAGCAGACGCTCGACTTCGTCTTCGGTCCGCAGCCGGTGCCGGAAGACTATGCGATCGGCGGCGGCGGCTATCTCGGCCTGCGCCCCAGCCATTTCTACGCCACCTCCTCCGACATCGTGGCGGTCGAACAGGACCTGCCCGCCCAGATGGAGCGCTATGGCGAGATCGCGATGCCCGTCGGCATCCTCTTCGGCAGCCGCGACCGCGTGCTGCACCACACCCGCCACGGCCTGGCGATGGAGGGCAAGGTGGAGGGCATCGACATCGAGATCCTCGAAGGCATCGGCCACATGCCGCAATTCGTCGAAGCCGGAAAAGTCGCCGGCTTCGTGAAGCGCATGGCGGCCAAGGCGTTCGGCGGCTGA
- a CDS encoding GGDEF domain-containing protein, with the protein MNLIRGRFLVRIMLTCFVGIHTPLIGILVLWLMTDEHVDWIALGAVLAATLVATAGTLLLLRREMAPVLRISHALESFADRREIVPIEHVAPDEIGALARSAAWAIETADHLLRETERQARTDGLTGLANRRAFLERAERSPGGSVAIVDVDKFKAINDTHGHQAGDDVLRAVAGILRDAVGESGCAARLGGEEFGILLPAATPEEAVRLIEQARSALAAAPVLRDRIVSFSAGVAGRTDDIAADLARADGAMYRAKRAGRNRIERSAEPRDRRRIHAPALDDDAETGLEHAGPVGIGQD; encoded by the coding sequence TTGAACCTCATCCGCGGAAGATTTCTCGTCAGGATCATGCTCACCTGCTTCGTCGGCATCCACACGCCGCTGATCGGCATCCTCGTGCTGTGGCTGATGACCGACGAGCACGTCGACTGGATCGCCCTCGGCGCGGTGCTGGCGGCCACCCTGGTCGCGACCGCCGGGACCCTTTTGCTGCTGCGGCGCGAGATGGCGCCCGTCCTGCGCATCTCCCATGCGCTCGAAAGCTTCGCCGATCGGCGCGAGATCGTGCCGATCGAGCATGTCGCGCCGGACGAGATCGGCGCGCTTGCGCGCTCCGCCGCCTGGGCCATCGAGACCGCCGATCACCTGCTGCGGGAGACGGAACGCCAGGCGCGCACCGATGGCCTCACCGGCCTCGCCAACCGGCGCGCCTTCCTCGAAAGGGCTGAGCGTTCTCCCGGCGGCAGCGTCGCCATCGTCGACGTCGATAAGTTCAAGGCGATCAACGACACCCACGGCCATCAGGCGGGCGACGACGTGCTGAGGGCAGTCGCCGGCATCCTGCGCGACGCCGTGGGAGAGTCCGGCTGCGCGGCGCGGCTGGGCGGCGAGGAGTTCGGCATCCTCCTGCCCGCCGCCACACCCGAGGAGGCGGTGCGGCTGATCGAGCAGGCCCGCTCAGCACTCGCGGCCGCACCGGTCCTGCGCGACCGCATCGTGAGCTTCTCGGCCGGCGTCGCCGGCCGCACCGACGACATCGCCGCCGATCTCGCCCGCGCCGACGGCGCGATGTACCGGGCCAAGCGGGCCGGCCGCAACCGGATCGAGCGGTCCGCCGAACCGCGCGACCGCCGACGCATTCACGCGCCCGCGCTGGACGACGATGCGGAGACGGGCCTCGAGCATGCAGGACCGGTGGGGATCGGGCAGGACTGA